Proteins encoded in a region of the Variovorax sp. PAMC 28711 genome:
- a CDS encoding ABC-F family ATP-binding cassette domain-containing protein: MITLKNVILRRSAKKLLDGATVTLNPGEKVGLVGRNGAGKSTLFALFNGSIHEDGGDFYVPKQWRMAQVAQDMPETEEAATDFVVGGDTRLVELRATLAAIEAAYEANPEDADVGMELAHAYTDLADAGEHDAVPRAQALILGLGFKSHELDEPVNSFSGGWRMRLQLARALMCPSDLLLLDEPTNHLDLDALVWLEAWLQKYAGTMIVISHDREFLDAVTDVTLHIANAQLTRYGGNYSTFELLRAEQMALQQTAFSKQQDKIAHLQKFIDRFKAKASKAKQAQSRVKALERMEKVAPLLAEADFTFEFKEPGNIPNPMLSISGASFGYQPEGEPAKTILTGVSRSVQGGQRIGILGANGQGKSTLVKTIAREMGALAGEVTEGKGLNIGYFAQQELDVLRPQDNPLEHMVRLARDATAAGNAPKEGTGEQALRGFLGSFNFSGDMVRQAVGTMSGGEKARLVLAMMVWQRPNLLLLDEPTNHLDLATREALAVALNEFEGTLMLVSHDRALLRSVCDEFWMVGRGAVTDFDGDLDDYQRYLLDEAKRQREEAKVATRQASASTSTAVKPIVSTGGDASAGKKPDLKPLQREIAKIDERLVAVGTEKAVLEARLAHSLPPLDLAEAGKRLKAINEEIGTLEERWMAVSGELEALVA; this comes from the coding sequence ATGATCACTCTCAAGAACGTCATCCTGCGTCGCAGCGCCAAGAAGCTGCTCGACGGCGCCACCGTCACCCTCAACCCCGGCGAAAAGGTCGGGCTCGTGGGCCGCAACGGTGCGGGCAAGTCGACGCTGTTCGCACTCTTCAACGGCTCGATCCACGAAGACGGCGGCGATTTCTATGTGCCGAAGCAGTGGCGCATGGCGCAGGTCGCGCAGGACATGCCGGAAACCGAGGAAGCGGCCACCGATTTCGTGGTGGGTGGCGACACCCGCTTGGTCGAATTGCGCGCCACGCTCGCGGCCATCGAGGCCGCCTACGAAGCCAACCCCGAAGATGCCGACGTCGGCATGGAACTCGCGCATGCTTACACCGACCTGGCCGACGCCGGCGAGCACGACGCGGTGCCGCGCGCTCAGGCGCTGATCCTCGGCCTCGGCTTCAAGTCGCACGAGCTCGATGAACCGGTCAACAGCTTCTCCGGCGGCTGGCGCATGCGCCTGCAACTCGCGCGTGCCCTGATGTGCCCGAGCGACTTGCTGCTGCTCGACGAACCCACCAATCACCTGGACCTGGACGCGCTCGTCTGGCTTGAAGCCTGGCTGCAGAAGTACGCCGGCACGATGATCGTGATCAGCCACGATCGCGAGTTCCTGGATGCAGTGACCGACGTGACGCTGCACATCGCCAACGCCCAGCTCACCCGCTACGGCGGCAACTACAGCACGTTCGAACTGCTGCGCGCCGAACAGATGGCGCTGCAACAGACGGCCTTCTCCAAGCAGCAGGACAAGATCGCGCACCTGCAGAAGTTCATCGACCGCTTCAAGGCGAAGGCCAGCAAGGCCAAGCAGGCGCAGAGCCGCGTGAAGGCGCTGGAGCGCATGGAGAAGGTCGCGCCGCTGCTGGCCGAGGCCGACTTCACTTTCGAGTTCAAGGAGCCGGGCAACATCCCGAATCCGATGCTGTCGATCAGCGGTGCGAGCTTCGGCTACCAGCCCGAGGGTGAGCCCGCGAAGACCATCCTGACCGGCGTGAGCCGCTCGGTGCAGGGCGGCCAACGCATCGGCATCCTGGGCGCCAACGGCCAAGGCAAGTCGACGTTGGTGAAGACCATCGCGCGCGAAATGGGCGCGCTCGCTGGCGAAGTCACCGAGGGCAAGGGTCTCAACATCGGCTACTTCGCGCAGCAGGAACTCGATGTGCTGCGCCCGCAGGACAACCCGCTGGAGCACATGGTGCGCCTTGCGCGCGACGCCACCGCCGCCGGCAATGCGCCGAAAGAAGGTACGGGCGAGCAAGCACTGCGCGGCTTCCTGGGCAGCTTCAATTTCAGCGGCGACATGGTCCGGCAGGCGGTTGGCACGATGAGCGGCGGCGAAAAGGCGCGACTGGTGCTGGCCATGATGGTCTGGCAGCGCCCCAACCTGCTGCTGCTGGACGAGCCCACCAATCACCTGGACCTCGCCACCCGCGAGGCGCTGGCCGTGGCGCTCAACGAGTTCGAAGGCACGCTCATGCTGGTGAGCCACGACCGTGCGCTGCTGCGTTCGGTGTGCGACGAATTCTGGATGGTGGGACGCGGCGCCGTCACCGACTTCGACGGCGACCTGGACGACTACCAGCGCTATCTGCTGGACGAAGCCAAACGCCAGCGCGAAGAAGCCAAGGTCGCGACGCGGCAGGCTTCGGCTTCGACTTCGACTGCAGTCAAGCCGATTGTGTCGACCGGTGGCGACGCCTCTGCCGGCAAGAAGCCCGACCTCAAGCCGCTGCAGCGCGAGATCGCGAAGATCGACGAGCGCCTGGTCGCCGTTGGCACTGAAAAAGCGGTACTCGAGGCGCGCCTGGCGCACAGTCTGCCGCCCCTGGACCTCGCCGAAGCGGGCAAGCGCCTGAAGGCGATCAACGAAGAAATCGGTACGCTCGAAGAACGGTGGATGGCCGTGTCGGGCGAACTCGAGGCGCTGGTCGCCTGA
- the prmB gene encoding 50S ribosomal protein L3 N(5)-glutamine methyltransferase, translating into MSTVIELIEAGAQQLVDAGVAFGHGTDNAFDEAAWLVLWRLGFEIDDIDAAADQPVAPPDAAKVAALLAERIETRKPAAYLTKEAWLQGVSFFVDERAIVPRSFIAELLVEGSIDYWLGAHTRRVLDLCTGNGSLAVIAALTYPDIAIDAADLSIDALQVAAINVTRHDLDARVTLIQSDGLTRVRGPYDLILCNPPYVNAASMAALPAEYLAEPALALAGGADGMDFIRTLFTDAPAHMSERSVLVLEIGNERPHFEAAFPQLEAVWLDTSAGEDQVLLVTREALAPTFSS; encoded by the coding sequence ATGAGCACCGTCATCGAACTGATCGAGGCCGGCGCACAGCAACTGGTCGACGCGGGCGTGGCGTTCGGGCACGGCACCGACAACGCCTTCGACGAAGCGGCCTGGCTCGTGCTGTGGCGCCTGGGCTTTGAGATCGACGACATCGACGCCGCCGCGGACCAACCCGTCGCGCCCCCGGACGCCGCCAAGGTTGCCGCGCTCCTGGCCGAGCGCATCGAGACGCGCAAGCCCGCCGCCTACCTCACCAAAGAAGCCTGGCTGCAAGGCGTTTCGTTTTTCGTGGACGAGCGCGCCATCGTGCCGCGCAGTTTCATCGCCGAATTGCTCGTCGAGGGCAGCATCGACTACTGGCTCGGCGCGCACACCCGGCGCGTCCTCGACCTGTGCACCGGCAATGGCAGCCTGGCGGTGATCGCCGCCCTGACCTACCCCGACATCGCCATCGATGCGGCCGACCTCTCGATCGACGCGTTGCAGGTAGCGGCCATCAACGTCACCCGGCATGATCTCGACGCGCGCGTCACGCTGATCCAATCCGACGGCCTCACCCGCGTGCGCGGCCCGTACGACCTCATCCTTTGCAACCCGCCCTACGTCAACGCCGCCAGCATGGCCGCCCTGCCCGCCGAGTACCTTGCCGAGCCGGCGCTGGCGCTGGCCGGCGGCGCCGACGGCATGGATTTCATCCGCACTCTTTTCACCGACGCGCCTGCCCACATGAGTGAACGCAGCGTGCTGGTACTGGAAATCGGCAACGAACGCCCCCATTTCGAAGCTGCGTTCCCGCAGCTCGAAGCGGTGTGGCTCGACACCAGCGCCGGCGAAGACCAGGTGCTGCTGGTCACGCGCGAGGCGCTGGCCCCAACTTTTTCCTCATGA
- the dapE gene encoding succinyl-diaminopimelate desuccinylase, which yields MSRTLQLAEHLISRPSVTPDDAGCQTILGARLTALGFTLETLESGPADLRVTNLWAKRLAAPAGASQKTRKTLAFAGHTDVVPTGPVEQWTSHPFTPTHRDGKLYGRGACDMKTSIAAFVVAIEEFLETTPDPKLNLALLLTSDEEGPAVDGTVIVCDTLSARNETVDYCIVGEPTAVERCGDMIKNGRRGTMSGKLTVKGVQGHIAYPHLAKNPVHAFAPALAELVAINAAGGWDAGNAYFQPTSWQISNIHAGTGASNVIPGSAVVDFNFRFSTESTPEALQRRVVAVLDAHGVDHDLRWTVGGLPFLTTPGELVEAVQAAITDETGFTTELSTSGGTSDARFIARICKQVIELGPVNASIHKIDEHIDVASIETLKNIYRRTLERLNGLQ from the coding sequence ATGTCCCGAACGCTCCAGCTCGCCGAACACCTCATTTCGCGCCCCTCTGTCACGCCCGATGACGCGGGCTGCCAGACCATCCTGGGCGCACGGCTGACAGCGCTCGGCTTCACGCTGGAAACCCTTGAAAGCGGGCCCGCTGATCTCAGGGTCACCAATCTGTGGGCTAAGCGATTGGCGGCCCCCGCAGGTGCCAGCCAGAAAACGCGCAAGACCCTCGCTTTCGCAGGGCACACCGATGTCGTGCCGACCGGCCCGGTCGAGCAGTGGACCAGCCACCCCTTCACCCCCACGCACCGCGACGGCAAGCTGTACGGACGCGGCGCGTGCGACATGAAGACTTCGATCGCCGCCTTCGTGGTCGCGATCGAAGAGTTCCTCGAAACAACGCCCGACCCGAAGCTCAACCTCGCGCTGCTGCTCACCAGCGACGAGGAAGGTCCGGCCGTCGACGGCACCGTGATCGTTTGCGACACCCTGTCGGCGCGCAATGAAACCGTCGACTACTGCATCGTCGGCGAGCCGACCGCCGTCGAGCGCTGCGGCGACATGATCAAGAACGGCCGGCGCGGCACGATGAGCGGCAAGCTCACCGTCAAGGGCGTGCAGGGCCACATCGCCTACCCGCACCTGGCGAAGAACCCGGTGCATGCCTTCGCGCCCGCGCTGGCCGAGCTCGTGGCCATCAACGCGGCGGGTGGCTGGGACGCTGGCAATGCCTATTTTCAGCCGACAAGCTGGCAGATCAGCAACATCCATGCGGGTACAGGCGCCAGCAACGTGATCCCAGGCAGCGCGGTGGTCGATTTCAACTTCCGCTTCTCGACCGAGTCGACGCCCGAGGCGCTGCAGCGCCGCGTCGTGGCGGTGCTCGATGCGCACGGCGTCGACCATGACCTCCGATGGACGGTGGGCGGCCTGCCCTTCCTGACCACGCCGGGCGAGCTGGTCGAAGCCGTGCAGGCGGCCATCACCGACGAGACCGGCTTCACGACCGAGCTGTCGACCAGCGGCGGCACCAGCGACGCGCGGTTCATCGCCAGGATCTGCAAGCAGGTGATCGAGCTCGGCCCCGTCAACGCCAGCATCCACAAGATCGACGAGCACATCGACGTGGCCTCGATCGAGACGCTGAAGAACATCTATCGGCGCACGCTTGAGCGGCTGAACGGGCTGCAATGA
- a CDS encoding PilT/PilU family type 4a pilus ATPase: MVGTMERILRLMAERKASDIYLSAHSPALIRINGNCLPINAQILPAEAPLNLLAEVVHESRIAELERMGELNMAIALEGAGNYRISAMRQRGTYAVVIRHIASVIPSFGDLNLPDILKTLIMEKRGLILMVGATGAGKTTTLASMLDYRNENASGHILTVEEPIEFTYTNKKSMVNQRDVGSDTQSLQVALKNALRQAPDVIQIGEIRDRETMTAAIAYAQSGHLCVATLHANNSYRALNRILSFYPVEVRGTLLGDLGSALRAIVAQRLLRTPSGSRVPALEVMLNTALVAELIEKGDFTAVKEAMEQSMAQGSQTFEEDIARLINDERVTRAEGLSQADSPTNLMWRLQNRTAPPAPADERALLDQVDEPTFTDITLDVKF; this comes from the coding sequence ATGGTCGGAACGATGGAGCGAATTCTTCGCCTGATGGCCGAACGCAAAGCGTCCGACATCTACCTCTCGGCGCATTCGCCCGCGCTGATCCGGATCAACGGGAATTGCCTGCCGATCAACGCGCAGATTTTGCCGGCTGAAGCGCCGCTCAACCTGCTGGCGGAGGTGGTGCACGAAAGCCGCATCGCAGAACTGGAGCGCATGGGCGAGCTGAACATGGCGATTGCGCTGGAAGGCGCCGGCAACTACCGCATCAGCGCCATGCGCCAGCGCGGCACGTACGCGGTGGTGATCCGGCACATCGCGTCGGTCATCCCGAGCTTTGGCGACCTGAACCTGCCCGACATCCTGAAGACGCTCATCATGGAAAAGCGCGGGCTGATCCTGATGGTGGGCGCCACGGGCGCGGGCAAGACCACGACGCTCGCCTCGATGCTCGACTACCGCAACGAGAACGCGTCGGGCCACATCCTGACGGTCGAAGAGCCGATCGAGTTCACCTATACGAACAAGAAATCGATGGTGAACCAGCGCGACGTCGGCAGCGACACGCAATCGCTTCAGGTCGCCCTGAAGAACGCGCTGCGCCAGGCGCCCGATGTGATCCAGATCGGCGAGATTCGTGACCGCGAAACCATGACGGCCGCCATCGCCTACGCGCAGTCGGGCCACCTCTGCGTGGCCACGCTGCACGCCAACAACAGCTATCGCGCGCTCAACCGCATCCTGAGCTTCTACCCGGTCGAAGTGCGCGGCACGCTGCTGGGCGACCTCGGCAGCGCACTCCGCGCCATCGTGGCACAACGCCTGTTGCGCACGCCGAGCGGCAGCCGGGTGCCCGCGCTCGAAGTGATGCTGAACACCGCGCTGGTCGCTGAACTCATCGAAAAAGGCGACTTCACGGCCGTCAAGGAAGCCATGGAGCAATCGATGGCGCAGGGATCGCAAACCTTCGAGGAAGACATCGCACGGCTGATCAACGACGAGCGGGTCACGCGGGCCGAAGGCCTGTCGCAAGCCGATTCGCCGACCAACCTGATGTGGCGCCTGCAAAACCGCACCGCGCCGCCCGCCCCGGCCGACGAACGCGCGCTGCTCGACCAGGTGGACGAACCCACCTTCACCGACATCACGCTCGACGTGAAGTTCTGA